The Vicia villosa cultivar HV-30 ecotype Madison, WI linkage group LG1, Vvil1.0, whole genome shotgun sequence genome includes a region encoding these proteins:
- the LOC131617907 gene encoding uncharacterized protein LOC131617907 yields the protein MRMIPKAITFSLLILVILSDTTYSKQQMPRKIIHSAKYVSEKFEVGPGEVVNTNLFDIEFPKGHIGVKSFDVDLIDEQGNSVPLYETYFHHWFAVKYIITKGKNMLDDPNHGGPNFKRNDGTCNDGILPLYWGLGSESRGTVSNLPHPFALELGNPANVTEGWEEKWLFSIMVIDTRGTKDRKSCTECRCDQFNLPGNFYNVTRDIHGKPLSPEYKGGVFCCQNGFHCKLEEGFQAPRRKLALRYKITWVDWDQDHIPVRFYVLDSTDRVRTNGSKTIHDCLVEYTILGNNNSNPIHVQKASIPIEKGGYLIYSTAHMHSGVVNASLYGQDGRILCTSTPRYGTGTKAGNEKGYVIQMSVCYPKEGSLKIKDGEIVTVESRYKNEFITGAMGHMYFYLADRLPYTT from the exons ATGAGAATGATCCCCAAAGCAATTACTTTTTCATTATTAATACTGGTGATTCTATCAGACACAACTTACTCCAAACAACAAATGCCTCGAAAAATTATCCACTCTGCAAAATATGTgtctgaaaagtttgaagtggGACCCGGAGAAGTTGTGAATACAAATTTGTTTGATATTGAGTTTCCAAAAGGGCATATTGGAGTCAAAAGCTTTGATGTTGATTTAATTGATGAACAAGGGAATTCTGTACCCTTGTATGAAACATACTTCCATCATTGGTTTGCTGTAAAATATATTATAACTAAGGGGAAGAATATGTTAGATGATCCTAATCATGGGGGTCCCAATTTCAAAAGAAATGATGGAACATGCAACGACGGTATTCTTCCACTTTATTGGGGTTTAGGAAGTGAATCGCGAGGAACAGTTTCAAATCTACCACATCCTTTTGCACTTGAACTGGGTAACCCTGCAAATGTTACAGAAGGATGGGAAGAGAAATGGTTATTCAGTATCATGGTTATTGATACACGTGGTACAAAAGATAGGAAAAGCTGCACTGAGTGTAGGTGTGACCAATTTAATCTTCCAGGTAATTTTTATAACGTGACACGTGACATCCATGGAAAACCATTGTCCCCTGAGTATAAAGGTGGAGTCTTTTGTTGCCAAAATGGATTTCATTGCAAATTGGAAGAGGGGTTTCAAGCACCAAGGAGAAAGCTTGCATTAAGATACAAAATAACGTGGGTGGACTGGGACCAAGATCATATTCCTGTTAGATTTTATGTACTTGATTCTACCGATCGAGTCAGAACAAATGGGTCTAAAACAATCCATGATTGTCTG GTAGAGTATACTATTCTAGGAAACAATAATAGTAACCCTATTCATGTTCAGAAAGCAAGTATCCCTATAGAAAAAGGTGGTTATCTTATATACAGCACTGCTCATATGCATTCAGGAGTTGTTAATGCATCACTATACGGACAG GATGGAAGAATATTGTGCACATCAACACCAAGATACGGTACTGGGACAAAAGCAGGAAATGAGAAAGGTTATGTTATTCAAATGTCAGTATGTTATCCTAAAGAAGGTTCACTCAAGATTAAGGATGGTGAAATTGTGACTGTAGAATCTAGGTATAAAAATGAGTTTATCACGGGAGCTATGGGACATATGTACTTCTATTTGGCTGATCGATTACCATACACAACATAG